A single region of the Streptomyces vilmorinianum genome encodes:
- a CDS encoding helix-turn-helix transcriptional regulator translates to MGVRLMVVDDHRLLAEALASALKLRGHRVLAAAAPVAGAAELVVSRAPEVCLLGTAAPAEPGAFDPIVRIKRERPQVAVVVLGPVPSPRGIAAAFAAGASGYVRHDERIEGVERALIKARAGEAAVAPQLLQGAFEELLNPVAQPDDEGQRLLRMLTPREVEVLVRVAEGEDTRLIAAGMGIAPSTARTHVQRVLMKLGVGSRLEAAALAARTGLLDRAPVPGARSERT, encoded by the coding sequence ATGGGCGTGCGGCTCATGGTGGTCGACGACCACCGACTGCTCGCCGAGGCGCTCGCCTCGGCGTTGAAACTGCGCGGGCACCGCGTGCTCGCGGCGGCCGCGCCGGTGGCGGGCGCGGCGGAGCTGGTGGTGAGCCGGGCGCCGGAGGTGTGCCTGCTCGGCACGGCCGCCCCGGCCGAGCCGGGCGCCTTCGACCCGATCGTACGGATCAAGCGTGAGCGGCCGCAGGTGGCCGTCGTGGTGCTCGGTCCGGTGCCGTCGCCGCGCGGGATCGCGGCCGCCTTCGCGGCCGGCGCCTCGGGATACGTACGGCACGACGAGCGCATCGAGGGTGTGGAGCGGGCGCTGATCAAGGCGCGGGCGGGGGAGGCGGCGGTGGCGCCGCAGCTCCTCCAGGGGGCCTTCGAGGAGCTCCTCAACCCGGTGGCGCAGCCGGACGACGAGGGGCAGCGGCTGCTGCGGATGCTGACGCCGCGCGAGGTCGAGGTGCTCGTCCGGGTGGCGGAGGGGGAGGACACGCGGCTGATCGCCGCGGGGATGGGGATCGCGCCGAGCACGGCGCGGACGCATGTGCAGCGGGTGCTGATGAAGCTCGGCGTGGGGTCGCGCCTGGAGGCGGCGGCGCTCGCCGCGCGGACGGGGCTTCTGGATCGGGCGCCTGTGCCGGGGGCCCGGAGCGAACGCACCTAG